One genomic region from Clostridium saccharobutylicum DSM 13864 encodes:
- the ndk gene encoding nucleoside-diphosphate kinase — MMQRSVVLIKPDGVERNLIGNIISCYEDNGLKVIHLKLMQATREIAEKHYSQHKGKDFYEELITFITRSPLCAIILQGEDVIARVRKINGATSPTDAEEGTIRHRYARSKTENCVHASDTLESANDEIKLWFSELKNIDELLNK, encoded by the coding sequence ATGATGCAAAGAAGTGTGGTATTAATTAAACCTGATGGAGTTGAGAGAAATCTAATAGGAAATATTATAAGCTGTTATGAAGATAATGGATTAAAGGTAATTCACTTAAAATTAATGCAAGCCACAAGAGAAATTGCGGAAAAGCATTATTCTCAGCATAAAGGAAAAGATTTTTATGAGGAACTTATAACATTTATAACAAGAAGTCCATTATGTGCAATAATATTACAAGGGGAAGATGTAATTGCAAGAGTAAGAAAGATTAATGGAGCAACTAGTCCAACGGATGCAGAAGAAGGTACTATAAGACATAGATATGCAAGGAGTAAAACTGAGAATTGCGTTCATGCATCAGATACTTTAGAAAGTGCAAATGATGAAATAAAACTTTGGTTTTCTGAATTAAAAAATATAGATGAGTTGCTTAATAAATAA
- a CDS encoding helix-turn-helix domain-containing protein has translation MEIGQKIRTLRMERQLTQEELANRCELSKGFISQVENDLTSPSIATLIDILEILGTNLPDFFSDTKEERVTFSKDDMFEKDDDELKYSLMWLIPNAQKNAMEPIMITLEPGGQYIEEEPHEGEEFGYVLSGSIVLHLGKKKYRVKKGESFYYKAKVNHYISNPNKLPAKVIWISTPPAF, from the coding sequence ATGGAAATTGGACAAAAAATTCGTACATTAAGAATGGAAAGACAATTGACTCAAGAAGAACTTGCCAATAGATGTGAATTATCCAAAGGTTTCATATCACAAGTTGAAAATGATTTAACTTCTCCATCTATTGCTACCTTAATCGATATCCTAGAAATTCTCGGAACAAATCTCCCTGATTTCTTTAGTGATACAAAAGAGGAAAGAGTTACATTTTCTAAAGATGACATGTTTGAAAAAGATGATGACGAATTGAAATACTCTTTAATGTGGTTAATTCCAAACGCTCAAAAAAATGCAATGGAACCAATTATGATTACGCTTGAACCTGGTGGTCAATATATTGAAGAAGAACCTCATGAAGGTGAAGAATTTGGCTATGTATTATCTGGTTCTATAGTTCTTCATTTAGGAAAAAAGAAATATAGAGTAAAAAAAGGAGAAAGCTTTTATTATAAAGCAAAAGTAAATCATTATATTTCTAATCCCAACAAATTACCTGCAAAAGTAATTTGGATAAGTACTCCTCCTGCATTTTAA
- a CDS encoding YcdB/YcdC domain-containing protein translates to MKLKKGTIKASIVLVFLLMVIGIVVYNFIGPGAKDMKASKDFIAKLYLIKAINTDQPLDSMKYDRIKILTSKNELGHKTIVTQNFGIDLDKEDNVIGFAKKEIPKNITKLNIEEGKELADYYLKNIYDGDVIIKASKSNEDNESLPYYSFVYTKEEHGYPLYFDEIKLNIDKESGVLDGYSNSTMQRECKEPVINISKEEAEKIALESFEKYNKDGTLEDEIPLVYADNTIDTDSKTISEVCYLVNIKGKDKNNKKVEWKIFVSAETGNILNTLKDGAEKEVTTS, encoded by the coding sequence ATGAAATTAAAAAAAGGTACTATAAAAGCAAGTATTGTTTTAGTTTTTCTTCTCATGGTTATAGGCATCGTAGTATACAATTTTATTGGACCTGGTGCAAAAGATATGAAAGCGTCTAAAGATTTCATTGCTAAGTTATATTTAATTAAAGCAATAAATACTGATCAGCCTTTAGATAGCATGAAATATGACAGGATTAAAATTCTGACAAGTAAAAATGAATTAGGACATAAAACTATAGTGACTCAAAATTTTGGCATAGATTTAGATAAGGAAGATAATGTAATAGGATTTGCTAAAAAAGAAATACCTAAAAATATAACTAAATTAAATATTGAAGAGGGAAAAGAATTAGCAGATTACTATCTAAAAAATATATATGATGGAGATGTGATAATAAAAGCATCTAAAAGTAATGAAGATAATGAATCTTTGCCATATTATTCATTTGTATATACTAAAGAAGAACATGGATATCCTCTTTATTTTGATGAAATAAAATTGAATATTGATAAAGAAAGTGGAGTTTTAGACGGATATTCGAACTCTACAATGCAAAGGGAATGTAAAGAACCAGTAATAAATATTTCTAAGGAAGAAGCAGAAAAAATAGCATTAGAATCATTTGAAAAATATAATAAAGATGGAACTTTAGAAGATGAAATACCATTAGTATATGCAGATAATACTATTGATACAGATTCTAAAACAATATCGGAAGTTTGTTATTTGGTAAATATAAAAGGTAAAGATAAAAATAATAAAAAAGTTGAATGGAAGATATTTGTGAGTGCTGAGACTGGAAATATACTAAATACATTAAAAGATGGAGCAGAAAAGGAAGTGACAACAAGTTAG
- a CDS encoding transglycosylase domain-containing protein, translating into MAVNNNAKKTNVTPRKKKKPKQKKSKKIFRGIIFGLLFCFLAIFVVGAGYAFAIIKTTPPLDVKAVLSLNQASSVYDSKEDFIDNLQTDEERYVIDSSKMPTKLKNAFVSIEDERFYSHKGIDIQRILGSALLDARRLLTGQKGLHGASTLTQQLLKNTILTNDISIERKVKEIYLAINLEQKLTKDQILTAYLNTIPMGGHAYGVEAASQLYFSKSASDLSLIECAYLAGITQAPSYYSAYNENNQKDSTPYITRTLTVLEMMHKLQYISDPEYTKAVSDVKGGKLVFKQTKKDYKLNYEWFVYPAVSQVKEDLKEKYKYTDEEASKLMVNGGLKIYTTMDRQLQDYTQATLDNYKNLGVSNGETYDKDGVPLLQASATIMDYRNGHIIAMVGGRGKQKPQSTNRAYNDLRPIGSSTKPLTVYGPGIDQKIITAASPIDDAPIPEEIGKKYSANEPYNPLNSPNQYSGLISAREALTHSKNTAAVLTEDKIGLKTGISYGEKLGLKYNSASKSSIAALSLGQFNNDPNDRDGGNTYTLAGAYATFGNSGMYTKPILYTKVVDSNGKVILDNTKPNQTKVFSPQTAYILYDMLKGPVNEYNATGAKWGDMPVAGKTGTTSNSTDLWFAGLSPYLSGSVWIGYDKPTKLMGSSSGCASLWGKIMAKAHEGMDAKDIEEPTGITKVDVCKDSGDLPGSLCNRDPRGNRITEELFIDGTEPTTTCTTHVSSRGGVYIKKDHPNPVTEDYSVVLGGSGSGQTTSNFTNKWNSIFHNKSTPANNSNNSNSNESDSQSQSEDTNTNTNTNTNNSGKNETIINNNKNSHNSMGPGDTGPSPSQNNTTIMPMN; encoded by the coding sequence ATGGCAGTTAACAATAACGCAAAAAAAACAAATGTAACTCCTCGAAAAAAAAAGAAACCTAAACAAAAAAAATCAAAAAAAATTTTTAGAGGTATAATCTTTGGTTTACTATTTTGTTTTTTAGCAATTTTTGTTGTAGGAGCAGGATATGCTTTTGCTATTATAAAGACTACACCTCCTCTAGATGTTAAAGCTGTATTATCACTTAACCAAGCTTCAAGCGTATATGATAGCAAAGAAGACTTTATTGATAATCTTCAAACAGATGAGGAACGGTATGTTATTGATTCTAGCAAAATGCCTACTAAGTTAAAAAATGCTTTTGTGTCCATAGAAGATGAAAGATTTTATTCACATAAAGGAATAGATATTCAAAGAATTTTAGGATCTGCATTACTTGATGCACGAAGGTTATTGACAGGACAAAAAGGATTGCATGGTGCTTCCACATTAACTCAACAATTACTTAAAAATACAATTTTAACTAATGATATATCAATCGAAAGAAAAGTAAAAGAAATTTATTTAGCTATTAATTTAGAGCAAAAATTAACAAAAGATCAAATTTTAACAGCTTACTTAAATACAATTCCAATGGGTGGGCATGCATACGGAGTTGAAGCTGCATCCCAATTATATTTTAGTAAAAGTGCATCTGATTTATCATTAATAGAATGTGCTTATTTAGCTGGTATAACACAAGCGCCATCATATTATAGTGCTTATAATGAGAACAATCAAAAAGACTCAACACCATATATTACAAGAACTCTTACTGTACTAGAGATGATGCATAAATTACAATATATTTCCGATCCTGAATACACTAAAGCTGTTAGTGATGTTAAAGGCGGCAAATTAGTATTTAAACAAACCAAAAAGGATTATAAATTAAACTATGAATGGTTTGTATACCCTGCTGTTTCTCAAGTAAAAGAAGATTTAAAAGAAAAGTATAAATATACTGATGAAGAAGCTTCAAAATTAATGGTAAATGGCGGCCTTAAAATCTATACCACAATGGATAGACAGCTTCAAGATTATACACAGGCTACATTGGATAATTATAAGAATTTGGGAGTTAGTAATGGTGAAACTTATGATAAAGATGGTGTTCCTTTACTACAAGCCTCTGCAACAATTATGGACTATAGAAATGGTCATATAATTGCAATGGTTGGAGGCAGAGGTAAACAGAAACCTCAATCAACTAACAGAGCTTATAATGATTTAAGACCTATTGGTTCTTCGACAAAGCCATTAACGGTATATGGACCTGGAATTGATCAAAAAATTATAACAGCTGCTTCGCCTATAGATGATGCTCCAATTCCCGAAGAAATTGGTAAGAAATACTCAGCTAACGAACCTTATAATCCTTTAAATTCTCCTAATCAATATTCAGGATTAATAAGTGCAAGAGAAGCCCTTACTCATTCTAAAAACACTGCTGCTGTTCTAACTGAAGATAAAATCGGATTAAAAACTGGTATCTCCTATGGAGAAAAGTTAGGCCTAAAATATAATTCAGCATCTAAATCATCAATTGCTGCTCTATCATTAGGTCAATTCAACAATGATCCTAATGATAGAGATGGTGGTAATACTTATACTTTAGCTGGAGCATATGCTACTTTTGGTAATAGTGGTATGTATACAAAACCTATTTTATATACAAAAGTTGTTGATTCAAATGGTAAAGTTATACTTGATAACACTAAGCCTAACCAAACTAAAGTATTTTCACCTCAAACAGCTTATATCTTATATGATATGTTAAAAGGTCCAGTAAATGAATATAATGCTACTGGTGCTAAATGGGGCGATATGCCTGTTGCTGGTAAAACTGGTACTACTTCTAATTCAACCGATTTATGGTTTGCAGGACTTTCACCATACCTTTCTGGCTCTGTTTGGATTGGATATGATAAACCAACAAAACTTATGGGTAGTTCTAGTGGATGTGCCAGCCTTTGGGGAAAAATAATGGCCAAAGCTCATGAAGGCATGGATGCCAAAGACATCGAAGAACCTACTGGCATAACAAAAGTTGACGTATGTAAAGATTCAGGAGATCTCCCTGGATCACTATGCAATCGTGATCCTAGAGGAAATAGAATAACAGAGGAATTATTTATTGATGGTACAGAGCCAACAACAACTTGCACTACTCATGTATCTTCTAGAGGTGGTGTGTATATAAAAAAAGATCATCCAAACCCAGTTACAGAAGACTATTCTGTAGTATTAGGAGGATCTGGATCTGGTCAGACTACAAGTAATTTCACAAATAAATGGAATTCAATATTTCATAATAAATCTACACCCGCTAATAATAGTAATAATTCTAACAGTAATGAATCTGATTCACAGTCACAATCAGAAGATACTAATACTAATACCAATACCAACACCAATAATAGTGGTAAAAATGAAACTATAATTAATAATAATAAAAATAGTCATAATTCCATGGGACCAGGTGATACAGGACCTTCACCATCACAGAATAATACAACAATTATGCCCATGAATTAA
- the yunB gene encoding sporulation protein YunB: protein MQYYTKRKSHKYISLILLIIVLIVVFNLIIAFFDTRVMPSIIDIAKTMAKSQTLEVINDESINILSDEFKYDEMIKIQKDKDGNIILIQADTAKLNYIAAKLATECNKKLGDMNNSTIKVPLGWMTNKSAFYSLGPKINMEIEPIGNITTSYESKFESAGINQTRHKIYLNVAAKIRMKLPLQSQDVDVTTQIPVSDTIIVGKIPNTTLGLGDLTKNTNNNDNGNNNDKSNDQKNN, encoded by the coding sequence ATGCAATATTATACAAAACGTAAAAGTCACAAGTATATATCATTAATATTACTTATTATTGTACTTATTGTTGTATTTAATTTGATAATAGCGTTTTTTGATACGCGAGTCATGCCATCAATAATAGACATTGCAAAAACAATGGCGAAATCTCAAACTTTAGAAGTAATAAATGACGAAAGTATAAATATTTTATCAGATGAATTTAAATATGATGAAATGATAAAAATTCAAAAAGATAAGGATGGAAATATAATTTTAATTCAGGCAGATACTGCAAAATTAAATTACATAGCAGCAAAATTGGCTACAGAGTGTAATAAAAAGTTAGGGGATATGAACAATTCTACAATAAAAGTTCCTTTGGGATGGATGACAAATAAAAGTGCATTTTATAGTTTAGGACCTAAAATAAATATGGAAATAGAGCCTATAGGTAATATTACTACAAGCTATGAATCAAAATTTGAAAGTGCAGGAATAAATCAAACAAGGCATAAAATATATCTAAATGTTGCTGCTAAAATAAGAATGAAATTGCCATTGCAAAGTCAAGATGTAGATGTCACAACTCAAATACCTGTTTCAGATACAATAATAGTAGGTAAAATACCAAATACGACTCTTGGACTTGGAGATTTAACTAAAAACACCAATAATAACGATAATGGCAATAATAATGATAAGAGTAATGATCAAAAAAATAACTAA
- the hpt gene encoding hypoxanthine phosphoribosyltransferase: MEDKKRNILFSKEQINSRIEELGKIITEDYKGKNLYVLSLLRGSFVYAADLVRAIELNTKIGFMTTSSYGNSETSSGSVKVVNDIPDNIEGWDVLIVDDIVDTGITMDFVVNHISKLKPASIKTCVLLDKPSRRKVDIKPDYCCFEIEDLFVVGYGLNYGDFYRNVPYVFNWE; the protein is encoded by the coding sequence ATGGAAGATAAGAAACGTAATATTCTTTTTTCTAAAGAACAAATTAATTCAAGAATAGAAGAGTTAGGAAAAATTATAACTGAGGATTATAAAGGTAAAAATCTTTATGTTTTATCATTATTAAGAGGAAGCTTCGTATATGCTGCTGATTTAGTTAGAGCAATAGAATTAAATACAAAAATAGGATTTATGACTACATCAAGTTATGGAAATAGCGAAACCTCTTCTGGTTCTGTTAAAGTAGTTAATGATATTCCTGATAATATCGAAGGATGGGACGTTCTTATCGTCGATGATATTGTTGACACTGGTATAACAATGGATTTTGTTGTAAATCACATAAGTAAATTAAAACCTGCTTCAATCAAAACTTGTGTACTTCTTGATAAACCTTCAAGAAGAAAAGTTGATATAAAACCAGATTACTGTTGTTTTGAAATTGAAGATTTATTTGTAGTTGGATATGGTTTAAATTATGGGGATTTCTATAGAAATGTACCTTATGTATTTAACTGGGAATAA
- the hflX gene encoding GTPase HflX: MIDGNVEGIRKSIIDELESIYSIRSSKDEICNVEILDIISRISSFIEREVSVAINRKGNVTSIAIGDSTSVEVPIIDIEEKRLSGVRVIHTHPNGYCNLSALDLTALLKLKLDAIVSVAIIEGKIVDFSLGMLTVYNDKLESEERKNLSLEQMQSINILDKIKFIENLIKNNDVIEETEEKAILVGSDTKESLEELRELTEACNIPVLKTIFQSRNKIDAAFFIGRGKVLEIASMRQIERANVIIFDDELSGSQVRNLESALGAKVIDRTTLILEIFATRAKTKEAKIQVELAQLKYRLSRLQGLGTILSRTGGGIGTRGPGEKKLETDRRHIMETIYDLKSELKKIKKTREVQREKRSKENIPKVSLVGYTNAGKSTLRNALCDLAAKKENKTKEKVFEADMLFATLDTTTRAITLKNKGVITLTDTVGFVRKLPHDLVEAFKSTLEEVIYSDLLCHVIDTSSDYAVEQYIAVNEVLTELGAIDKETILVFNKIDKATEEQIAKIKEAVNDNVIIEVSAKEGTNLEELLELVEEKLPYNYRKAEYLIPYEKSDVQSFLHRNGRVIEEEYRDNGTFMMVEVDDEVYNKTQDYVI; encoded by the coding sequence ATGATAGATGGAAATGTTGAAGGAATAAGAAAGTCCATAATTGATGAATTAGAGAGTATTTATTCAATAAGAAGCTCAAAGGATGAAATTTGTAATGTAGAAATTTTGGATATAATTTCTAGAATTTCAAGCTTTATTGAAAGAGAAGTAAGTGTAGCAATAAATAGAAAAGGTAATGTAACATCTATTGCAATAGGAGACTCAACTTCTGTTGAGGTACCAATAATAGATATTGAAGAAAAAAGATTATCAGGGGTTAGGGTAATTCATACTCATCCAAATGGCTACTGTAATCTTTCGGCATTGGATTTAACAGCATTACTAAAATTGAAATTAGATGCTATTGTATCAGTTGCTATAATAGAAGGGAAAATAGTAGATTTTTCATTAGGAATGCTTACAGTATATAATGATAAATTAGAATCAGAAGAAAGAAAAAACCTTTCTCTGGAACAAATGCAATCAATAAATATATTAGATAAAATAAAATTTATTGAAAATCTAATTAAGAATAATGATGTTATAGAAGAAACAGAAGAAAAAGCTATATTAGTAGGTTCAGATACTAAAGAAAGTTTAGAAGAGTTAAGAGAACTTACAGAGGCTTGCAATATACCTGTATTAAAGACTATATTTCAAAGTAGAAATAAAATAGATGCCGCATTCTTCATAGGAAGAGGTAAGGTCTTAGAAATTGCATCTATGAGACAAATAGAGAGAGCTAATGTTATAATTTTTGATGATGAACTTTCAGGATCTCAAGTTAGGAATTTAGAAAGTGCTCTTGGAGCTAAAGTAATTGATAGAACTACATTAATATTAGAAATATTTGCAACTAGAGCAAAAACAAAAGAAGCTAAGATACAAGTTGAATTAGCACAACTTAAATATAGATTAAGTAGATTACAAGGGTTAGGTACTATATTATCTAGAACCGGTGGTGGAATAGGTACTAGAGGTCCAGGTGAAAAGAAACTTGAGACAGATAGAAGACATATAATGGAGACAATTTATGATTTGAAATCTGAACTTAAGAAGATAAAGAAAACTAGAGAAGTCCAAAGAGAAAAAAGAAGTAAAGAAAATATTCCAAAGGTATCATTGGTTGGATACACTAATGCAGGAAAATCTACTTTAAGAAATGCACTTTGTGATTTAGCAGCTAAAAAAGAAAATAAAACAAAGGAAAAAGTGTTTGAAGCGGATATGCTTTTTGCAACGTTAGACACTACAACAAGAGCCATAACATTAAAAAATAAAGGTGTAATAACTCTTACAGATACAGTTGGATTCGTAAGAAAATTGCCACATGATTTAGTAGAGGCATTTAAATCTACTTTAGAAGAAGTAATATATTCAGATTTATTATGTCATGTAATAGATACATCATCAGATTATGCAGTGGAGCAATATATAGCAGTAAATGAAGTATTAACTGAACTTGGTGCAATAGATAAGGAAACAATATTAGTTTTTAATAAAATAGATAAAGCAACTGAAGAACAAATAGCGAAAATTAAAGAAGCTGTAAATGACAATGTGATAATAGAAGTTTCAGCAAAAGAAGGAACTAATTTAGAAGAATTATTAGAATTAGTAGAAGAAAAATTACCTTATAACTATAGAAAAGCAGAATATTTAATACCATATGAAAAAAGTGATGTTCAATCATTTTTACATAGAAACGGTAGAGTTATTGAAGAAGAATATAGGGATAATGGAACATTTATGATGGTCGAAGTTGATGATGAAGTATACAACAAAACTCAGGATTATGTTATATAA
- a CDS encoding nucleotidyltransferase domain-containing protein: MLKSILNYQKASEKLISILKTNKRVLAIFVYGSIVSGDLWEESDIDLFVVYKDQFEEIRDVYSEMLDIPVHMKILNKNRFMELYESDGKKGFVRNLLISSKIIFSRDDEIESIFNKAKYSSDKYKERWNLVYLGKLIKDIGVTKKYLQNDSLFTSYEVLIRALDSFSKLYLNLNGYTVSKDAVKMVMNLNNEFDIMIENLFYNERLKENIKNTVQYVETFLDDNINLAGKFLLDYLYKKNTFLSSYEIQNDELFKEFDIKIEDILKELYKKKLVVKDSRKLDLPSKEKLINESVYSYKIYN; the protein is encoded by the coding sequence TTGTTGAAATCTATATTAAATTATCAAAAAGCTTCTGAAAAATTAATAAGTATATTAAAAACAAATAAAAGGGTATTAGCCATTTTTGTATATGGAAGTATAGTAAGCGGGGATCTTTGGGAAGAATCAGACATAGATTTATTTGTGGTATACAAAGATCAGTTTGAAGAAATAAGAGATGTATACTCTGAAATGTTAGATATTCCGGTACATATGAAAATTTTAAACAAAAACAGATTCATGGAATTATATGAAAGTGATGGAAAGAAGGGATTTGTAAGAAATTTATTAATCTCTTCTAAAATAATATTTTCAAGAGATGATGAGATTGAAAGTATTTTTAATAAAGCTAAATATAGTTCCGATAAATATAAGGAAAGATGGAATCTGGTTTATTTAGGAAAGCTTATAAAAGATATTGGCGTAACAAAAAAATATCTACAAAATGATAGTTTGTTTACTTCATATGAAGTATTAATTAGAGCATTAGATAGCTTTTCTAAATTATATTTAAATTTAAATGGATATACTGTTAGTAAAGATGCAGTAAAAATGGTAATGAATTTAAATAATGAATTTGACATAATGATTGAAAATTTATTTTATAATGAGAGATTAAAAGAAAATATTAAAAATACAGTACAATATGTAGAAACGTTTTTGGATGATAACATAAATTTAGCAGGTAAATTTTTATTAGATTATTTATATAAAAAAAATACTTTTTTAAGTTCATATGAGATACAAAATGATGAATTGTTTAAAGAATTTGATATAAAAATAGAAGATATACTAAAGGAATTGTACAAGAAAAAATTAGTGGTGAAAGATTCTAGGAAGTTGGATTTACCTTCTAAGGAGAAGCTAATAAACGAAAGTGTGTATTCATATAAGATTTATAATTAA
- a CDS encoding PLP-dependent aminotransferase family protein, which yields MEFYKNLKFKDEVPKYIQVANFIKNLIDKRKIKEGDKLPTIRSLSKELGVNNVTIVSAYNKLKSEGYAYQKVGSGTYAKIKDVSSSFRKEYSRALKKISTKDLTEVVDFTGETTGEVLFPIDDLKYIINEVLERDGANALLSENRNGYTNLINTINKVFWNSKLNEEDIIIVSGAQQGIDIASKGILNINDNIIVEKPTYVGALSVFKWRKVNLFEVPIEEDGINLDKFEKILQKNKIRCFYTMSYFQNPTGISYSLEKKKRILQLAQIYDFYIIEDDYLSELIYEQSLDYIPFKWLDTNNRVIYIKSFSKIFLPGIRLGYLVAPTLFREVLQNSKHNTDITTSSLMQRALELYIASGRWKENIKYLNDEYIERYTYMKFILDEEFKDIITYIDPKGGLNFYLTLKDNMIDTKELFIELIKRDVYITPGAMFFTSQMYGQDSFRISFYQTDKYKIEKGMKILKEVLLDLTEKNNKK from the coding sequence ATGGAATTCTATAAAAATTTAAAATTTAAAGATGAGGTTCCAAAGTATATTCAAGTAGCCAATTTTATAAAAAATTTAATTGACAAAAGAAAAATAAAAGAGGGAGATAAGCTTCCTACTATAAGATCATTATCTAAAGAATTAGGTGTAAATAATGTAACGATAGTAAGTGCATATAATAAACTTAAATCAGAGGGATACGCATATCAAAAAGTTGGAAGTGGGACCTATGCTAAAATAAAAGATGTATCGTCTAGTTTTAGAAAAGAATATTCTAGAGCTTTAAAGAAGATATCGACTAAAGATTTAACAGAAGTTGTTGATTTTACTGGAGAAACTACAGGCGAAGTGTTATTTCCTATAGATGATTTAAAATATATCATTAATGAAGTTTTGGAAAGAGACGGAGCTAATGCGCTTCTTTCAGAAAATAGAAATGGATATACTAATCTTATAAATACAATAAATAAAGTGTTTTGGAATTCAAAATTAAATGAAGAAGATATAATAATTGTATCAGGGGCACAGCAAGGCATTGATATAGCTTCAAAGGGAATATTAAATATAAATGATAATATCATAGTTGAAAAGCCAACATATGTTGGAGCACTATCTGTTTTTAAATGGAGAAAAGTTAATTTATTTGAGGTTCCAATAGAAGAAGATGGAATTAATTTGGATAAGTTTGAGAAAATTTTACAGAAGAATAAGATAAGATGTTTTTATACAATGAGTTATTTTCAAAATCCCACAGGAATAAGTTATAGCTTAGAGAAGAAAAAAAGAATTCTGCAACTTGCACAGATTTATGATTTCTACATAATAGAAGATGATTATTTATCAGAACTTATATATGAACAATCATTGGATTATATACCATTTAAATGGCTTGATACAAACAACAGAGTAATATATATAAAAAGCTTTTCTAAAATATTTTTGCCAGGAATACGATTAGGATATTTAGTTGCACCAACATTATTTAGAGAAGTGCTTCAAAATTCAAAGCATAATACAGATATAACAACATCTAGTTTGATGCAAAGGGCATTAGAATTATACATCGCAAGTGGAAGATGGAAAGAAAATATTAAGTATCTAAATGATGAGTATATTGAAAGATATACATACATGAAATTTATTTTAGATGAAGAGTTTAAAGATATAATTACGTATATTGATCCAAAAGGTGGATTAAACTTCTATTTAACGCTGAAAGATAATATGATAGATACAAAAGAATTATTTATTGAACTTATAAAAAGGGATGTATATATTACTCCAGGTGCTATGTTTTTCACATCACAAATGTATGGACAAGATTCTTTTAGAATATCTTTTTATCAGACAGACAAATATAAAATTGAAAAAGGAATGAAGATACTTAAGGAAGTATTGTTGGATCTAACGGAGAAAAATAATAAAAAATAA
- a CDS encoding YigZ family protein, with translation MPYITIKNLGEDRFEEKKSEFIGYAKRVQNEEEAKEFVNEIKSLHKQARHNCWAYVIGSNMNIQRYSDDGEPQGTAGIPILEVMKKSNVTDCAVVVTRYFGGVLLGTGGLTRAYIKGASIAIKAAGIVEKVSGLKLSFEIEYDLFGKIQYICGQNSWHIEEIEYTDKVIVHILCEEAISEEIENEIVEVTNGKVIVRKSEEGIYFKEGNRLFVQI, from the coding sequence ATGCCTTACATTACAATAAAAAATTTGGGTGAAGATAGATTTGAAGAAAAAAAATCTGAGTTTATTGGATATGCAAAAAGAGTACAAAATGAAGAAGAAGCTAAAGAATTTGTAAATGAAATAAAAAGCTTACACAAACAAGCTAGGCATAACTGCTGGGCATATGTTATTGGAAGCAATATGAATATACAAAGATATTCTGATGATGGTGAACCGCAAGGGACAGCAGGAATTCCTATACTTGAAGTAATGAAGAAAAGCAATGTTACAGATTGTGCAGTAGTTGTGACAAGATATTTTGGTGGAGTACTTCTTGGTACAGGGGGATTAACTAGAGCTTACATTAAAGGAGCTAGTATAGCTATAAAAGCAGCTGGAATTGTTGAAAAAGTATCAGGATTAAAATTGAGTTTTGAAATTGAATATGATTTGTTTGGGAAGATTCAATATATATGTGGTCAAAACTCATGGCACATTGAGGAAATTGAATATACGGATAAAGTTATTGTGCACATATTATGCGAAGAAGCCATTTCAGAAGAAATAGAAAATGAAATAGTTGAAGTAACAAATGGTAAAGTGATAGTAAGAAAAAGTGAAGAGGGAATTTACTTTAAAGAAGGCAATAGATTATTTGTACAAATATAA